The Streptomyces sp. NBC_01255 genome window below encodes:
- a CDS encoding RNA polymerase sigma factor, with amino-acid sequence MTADQKERGDWGDRGDRGVALARAARAGNTLALHELLDHLTPYIARICTPIALADGPDATQETLLAVFRSLRSLKDPQALYGWVRAIAVREAVRIARRAARAHPAELADVPERGDPQLAADIDDVLARLSPEHRAVLVMRDVEGLDEEAAAALLGVPAGTAKSRLHRARMSFRKAWSS; translated from the coding sequence GTGACCGCTGACCAGAAGGAGCGGGGGGACTGGGGTGACCGGGGTGACCGGGGCGTGGCTCTGGCGCGCGCGGCGCGGGCCGGGAACACCCTCGCGCTGCACGAGCTCCTGGACCACCTCACCCCGTACATCGCCCGGATCTGCACCCCCATCGCCCTGGCCGACGGCCCGGACGCCACCCAGGAGACGCTGCTCGCCGTGTTCCGGTCGCTGCGGTCCCTGAAGGATCCGCAGGCGCTGTACGGGTGGGTGCGGGCCATCGCCGTGCGGGAGGCGGTACGGATCGCCCGGCGGGCGGCGCGGGCCCACCCCGCCGAGCTGGCCGACGTACCCGAGCGCGGTGATCCGCAGCTCGCCGCGGACATCGACGACGTACTGGCCCGGCTGTCCCCCGAGCACCGGGCCGTCCTGGTGATGCGGGATGTGGAGGGCCTGGACGAGGAGGCCGCGGCCGCGCTCCTCGGCGTCCCGGCCGGCACCGCCAAGTCCCGGCTGCACCGGGCCCGGATGAGCTTCCGAAAGGCATGGTCCTCATGA
- a CDS encoding serine/threonine-protein kinase, giving the protein MPLEAGDPRQIGAFRLLGVLGSGGMGRVYLGAVPGKFAAVKRVLPVLAEDTDFLSHFGHELDNLARLPAGANTKLLASDRTAKPPWFATEFIPGITLNEAIRLHGGPLPAAALWRLLRDAAAGLRVVHGADMVHRDLKPSNVMLTGDGLSLIDFGVARAADQSRLTKTGMVIGTPAYMAPEQAVAERQLTGAADVFALGSLLLYAANGRPPFGEGSGPDLLYRVVHGEPDFGKLAETDPELAALVRNCFAKDPADRPTAAELVDRADEGAAGAAWPAAVADRIGERAAFAAGAPTAEHLAELERIEPAQDVATASLTPQRGKEPATAAPDAVAITGAAATGKRTRRNRFVVFAVPVVVATGTTLTVALGPYVVGRDAAADGASSSPSAVASQPAPGNPAAVPSSSSSKPGASTSASPSASSGPSSPPPGGSTAAPPPGTGSGDAGGGGGAVSGGGAGSGSDSGSGSGSGSGSGSGGGSQTTSPGGGGSTTTSPGGGGGGSTTTQPAPQPSRTTTQPAPPPSTGGGSGPSGTYSIENVSSGECLSESHPSWGGVMVNTAPCGTPPSSGTISYSWTYSSTGNGTFRLVNKKTGFCLQPGGTPGFTAKDCNGSSLQSWTIGTKTSAGHTIKNVNSGDCMIPGPPFLMLYTCNPSDRSHLWRNISAV; this is encoded by the coding sequence ATGCCACTCGAGGCGGGAGATCCCCGCCAGATCGGGGCGTTCCGGCTTCTCGGCGTGCTGGGCTCCGGGGGTATGGGGCGGGTCTATCTCGGCGCCGTGCCAGGGAAGTTCGCGGCGGTGAAGCGGGTCCTTCCCGTACTCGCCGAGGACACCGACTTCCTGAGCCACTTCGGGCACGAGCTCGACAACCTCGCCCGGCTGCCCGCCGGAGCCAACACGAAGCTCCTGGCGAGCGACCGCACGGCCAAACCGCCGTGGTTCGCCACGGAGTTCATCCCGGGCATCACCCTCAACGAGGCCATCCGGCTGCACGGCGGCCCGCTGCCCGCGGCCGCCCTGTGGCGGCTGCTGCGGGACGCGGCGGCCGGGCTGCGGGTCGTGCACGGTGCCGACATGGTGCACCGCGACCTCAAGCCGTCCAACGTCATGCTGACCGGCGACGGCCTCTCCCTCATCGACTTCGGCGTGGCGCGCGCCGCCGACCAGAGCCGGCTCACCAAGACCGGCATGGTCATCGGCACCCCCGCCTACATGGCTCCCGAGCAGGCCGTCGCCGAACGTCAACTCACCGGCGCCGCCGATGTGTTCGCGCTCGGAAGCCTGTTGCTGTACGCGGCGAACGGGCGGCCCCCGTTCGGCGAGGGCTCCGGGCCCGACCTCCTCTACCGCGTCGTCCACGGAGAGCCCGACTTCGGGAAGCTCGCCGAGACCGACCCCGAGCTCGCCGCGCTCGTCCGGAACTGCTTCGCCAAGGACCCGGCGGACCGGCCGACCGCCGCCGAGCTCGTCGACCGGGCCGACGAGGGCGCTGCCGGAGCCGCGTGGCCCGCCGCCGTCGCCGACCGCATAGGCGAGCGCGCGGCCTTCGCCGCCGGGGCGCCCACCGCCGAGCACCTCGCGGAGCTGGAGCGGATCGAGCCGGCCCAGGACGTCGCGACCGCCTCGCTCACCCCGCAGCGCGGGAAGGAGCCCGCGACCGCCGCCCCGGACGCCGTCGCGATCACCGGGGCCGCCGCCACGGGGAAGCGGACGCGGCGGAACCGGTTCGTCGTGTTCGCCGTGCCCGTCGTCGTGGCGACCGGCACCACCCTGACCGTCGCCCTCGGCCCGTACGTGGTCGGCCGCGACGCGGCGGCCGACGGCGCCTCCTCGTCGCCCTCCGCCGTCGCCTCGCAGCCGGCGCCCGGCAACCCCGCGGCCGTACCCTCGTCGTCGTCCTCGAAGCCGGGCGCGTCGACGTCCGCCTCCCCGTCCGCCTCCTCGGGGCCGTCGTCCCCGCCTCCGGGCGGGTCCACGGCGGCACCGCCGCCCGGCACCGGCTCCGGCGACGCGGGTGGCGGGGGCGGGGCCGTGTCCGGCGGCGGGGCCGGGTCCGGAAGTGATTCCGGAAGCGGTTCCGGAAGCGGGTCGGGTAGTGGCTCCGGCGGCGGGTCGCAGACGACCAGCCCCGGCGGCGGCGGCTCGACCACGACCAGCCCTGGAGGCGGTGGTGGCGGGTCGACGACCACGCAGCCCGCCCCGCAGCCCTCGCGGACGACCACCCAGCCCGCTCCCCCGCCGTCGACCGGCGGCGGCTCGGGGCCCTCGGGGACGTACTCCATCGAGAACGTCTCCAGCGGAGAGTGTCTGTCCGAGAGCCACCCCTCGTGGGGCGGCGTCATGGTCAACACCGCCCCATGCGGTACACCGCCCAGCAGCGGCACCATCTCCTACTCCTGGACCTACTCGTCCACGGGGAACGGCACCTTCCGTCTGGTCAACAAGAAGACCGGGTTCTGCCTCCAGCCGGGCGGGACACCCGGCTTCACCGCCAAGGACTGCAACGGCTCCAGCCTCCAGTCGTGGACGATCGGCACCAAGACGTCCGCCGGTCACACCATCAAGAACGTGAACAGCGGCGACTGCATGATCCCCGGCCCGCCGTTCCTGATGCTGTACACCTGCAACCCGAGTGACAGGAGCCACCTCTGGCGGAACATCTCCGCCGTCTGA
- a CDS encoding Zn-ribbon domain-containing OB-fold protein yields the protein MSNPRTAADPDIDAFTRPYWDAAAEGRLLLRHCAACDRTHHYPREFCPHCWSEDVRWEQASGRATLYTWSVVHRNDLPPFGERVPYVAAVVDLAEGPRMMTEVVDVPEAELRIGMELRVAFRAEGDATVPVFTTGS from the coding sequence ATGAGCAACCCGAGGACGGCCGCCGACCCCGACATCGACGCCTTCACCCGCCCGTACTGGGACGCCGCCGCCGAAGGCCGGCTCCTCCTGCGCCACTGCGCGGCCTGCGACAGGACCCACCACTACCCGCGCGAGTTCTGCCCGCACTGCTGGAGCGAGGACGTCCGCTGGGAGCAGGCGAGCGGCCGCGCCACGCTCTACACCTGGTCGGTCGTCCACCGGAACGACCTCCCGCCCTTCGGGGAGCGTGTCCCGTACGTCGCGGCCGTCGTCGACCTCGCGGAGGGCCCGCGCATGATGACGGAGGTCGTGGACGTGCCGGAGGCGGAGCTCCGCATCGGGATGGAGCTGCGGGTCGCCTTCCGGGCGGAGGGGGACGCGACGGTGCCGGTCTTCACGACCGGCTCCTGA
- a CDS encoding DoxX family membrane protein: MQTVWLTGAEWLAVLRIGLGLWWLESWRHKDRKGWFERGTGIAWAADVAANHKWPQVKKGFDTVVAPRPKVMAYVVVYAELALGLGLVVGFLTPVALVGGLLLNLLYLVLMIHDWAEQGQNAMMALISLVALLAMSWQTWSLDSAIGLF, from the coding sequence ATGCAGACCGTCTGGCTCACCGGCGCCGAATGGCTCGCCGTCCTCCGCATCGGCCTCGGCCTGTGGTGGCTGGAGAGCTGGCGCCACAAGGACAGGAAGGGCTGGTTCGAGCGAGGCACCGGCATCGCCTGGGCCGCCGACGTCGCCGCCAACCACAAGTGGCCCCAGGTGAAGAAGGGCTTCGACACCGTCGTCGCCCCCCGCCCCAAGGTCATGGCGTACGTCGTCGTCTACGCCGAACTCGCCCTCGGCCTCGGCCTGGTCGTCGGCTTCCTCACCCCGGTCGCCCTCGTCGGCGGCCTCCTCCTCAACCTCCTCTACCTCGTCCTGATGATCCACGACTGGGCCGAGCAGGGGCAGAACGCGATGATGGCGCTGATATCCCTGGTCGCCCTCCTCGCCATGTCCTGGCAGACCTGGTCCCTCGACTCCGCGATCGGACTCTTCTGA
- a CDS encoding flavin-containing monooxygenase, producing MVTTPQQSSAHPVYVIGGGPGGLAVAASLRERGVRAVVLEKSDAVGASWRAHYDRLRLHTTRRLSGLPGLRMPRAFGRWVARADVVRYLETYAEKHELEIVTGVEVFRIERAGEEWLLHATGGRRLTGRAVVVATGYNHTPRLPEWPGRDAYEGELSHARTYRNPGPYEGKDVLVVGAGNTGAEIAADLAEGGAGRVRLAVRTVPHIVRRTTAGWPAQRSGILVRRLPVAVADRMGEVMGRCSLPDLTAYGLPRPEKGLATRQREGAIPVQDVGLIDAVRSGKVEVVAAVDAFEGGEVLLADGTRITPDAVIAATGYRRALEPLLGHLEGVLDEQGRPVAHGARCAREAPGLYFTGFTNPISGMFRELALDAERIARRIARSR from the coding sequence ATGGTCACCACCCCCCAGCAATCCTCCGCTCACCCGGTGTACGTCATCGGCGGCGGCCCCGGCGGGCTCGCCGTCGCCGCCTCCCTGCGCGAGCGCGGCGTCCGGGCCGTCGTCCTGGAGAAGTCCGACGCCGTCGGCGCCTCCTGGCGTGCCCACTACGACCGGCTGCGGCTCCACACCACCCGGCGGCTCTCCGGCCTCCCCGGCCTGCGCATGCCCCGCGCCTTCGGCCGCTGGGTCGCCCGCGCGGACGTGGTGCGCTACCTGGAGACGTACGCGGAGAAGCACGAGCTGGAGATCGTGACGGGCGTCGAGGTCTTCCGGATCGAGCGGGCGGGCGAGGAGTGGCTCCTGCACGCGACCGGCGGCCGGCGGCTCACCGGGCGCGCGGTGGTCGTGGCCACCGGGTACAACCACACCCCGCGCCTGCCGGAGTGGCCGGGCCGCGACGCGTACGAGGGCGAACTGAGCCACGCCCGGACCTACCGCAACCCCGGTCCGTACGAGGGCAAGGACGTCCTCGTCGTCGGCGCCGGGAACACCGGGGCCGAGATCGCCGCCGACCTCGCCGAGGGCGGCGCCGGGCGCGTACGGCTCGCGGTGCGGACCGTCCCGCACATCGTGCGGCGCACGACGGCCGGCTGGCCCGCCCAACGCAGCGGCATCCTGGTGCGGCGCCTGCCGGTGGCCGTGGCCGACCGGATGGGCGAGGTGATGGGGCGCTGCTCCCTGCCGGACCTGACGGCGTACGGGCTGCCCCGGCCGGAGAAGGGCCTCGCCACCCGGCAGCGGGAGGGTGCGATCCCGGTGCAGGACGTGGGCCTGATCGACGCCGTACGGTCCGGGAAGGTCGAGGTCGTCGCCGCCGTCGACGCCTTCGAGGGCGGCGAGGTGCTCCTCGCGGACGGCACCCGGATCACCCCGGACGCGGTGATCGCGGCGACCGGCTACCGGCGCGCCCTGGAACCGCTCCTCGGGCACCTGGAGGGCGTGCTCGACGAGCAGGGACGACCGGTGGCACACGGGGCGCGCTGCGCGCGCGAGGCGCCGGGGCTGTACTTCACGGGGTTCACGAATCCGATCAGCGGCATGTTCCGGGAACTGGCACTCGACGCGGAGAGGATCGCGCGGCGGATCGCGCGGAGCCGCTAG
- a CDS encoding acetate--CoA ligase family protein translates to MLGSTHGTFTTDLRARVVACGEAPAAVVHGVTVAPGDRDVSGRPLHAPVPDLDRFFRPGSVAVVGASDTEGRPNTGITRQLLAWAERVGARLVPVHPTRTSVFGIDCVPSVSALTEPVDLAVLLVADPLPVIEELADTKVKFAVAFASGFAETGEAGAAAQERLAAAVRRSGIRLLGPNTNLNAFERFRDDLEGPAVALITQSGHQGRPVFTLQELGVRLSHWAPTGNEADLETSDFISYFAGLPEVGAIACYVEGLKDGRSFLLAADRAAREGVPVVAVKVGRTETGARTAASHTGKLTGADQVVDAAMRQYGVIRVDGLDQLQDTATLLARARRPQADGVVVYSISGGTGAHFADLATAAGLELPTLPQAKQDELHQWIPEYLSVSNPVDNGGHPVGDWRGRKIIDAILADPSVGVLICPITGPFPPMSDKLAQDLVDAAEATDKLVCVVWGSPVGTEDAYRTTLLGSSRVATFRTFGNCIGAVKAYLDHHRFTTGYRSPFDEAPRTPSPSFRKAQALMRPGRRLSEHAAKQLLRAYGIRVPREQLVTSAAAAVRAAGLVGYPVVMKASGAQLAHKTELGLVKVGLTSASQVRDAYRELTDIARYESIDLDGILVCQMVGRGVEMVVGVTRDDLFGPTVTVGLGGVLVEVLNDTAVRVPPFGEQEARSMLADLRGRALLEGVRGAPPADVDALVEVVLRVQRMALELDGDLAELDINPLMVLPRGQGAVALDALAVCR, encoded by the coding sequence ATGCTTGGATCGACTCACGGCACCTTCACCACCGATCTCCGCGCCCGCGTGGTCGCCTGCGGGGAGGCGCCCGCCGCCGTCGTGCACGGCGTCACCGTCGCCCCCGGCGACCGGGACGTCAGCGGGCGCCCGCTGCACGCCCCCGTGCCCGACCTCGACCGGTTCTTCCGGCCCGGGTCCGTCGCCGTCGTCGGCGCCTCCGACACCGAAGGCCGCCCCAACACCGGGATCACCCGGCAGCTGCTCGCCTGGGCCGAGCGGGTCGGCGCCCGGCTCGTGCCCGTGCACCCGACCCGTACGAGCGTCTTCGGGATCGACTGCGTCCCCTCCGTCTCCGCGCTCACCGAGCCCGTCGACCTCGCCGTCCTCCTCGTCGCCGACCCGCTCCCCGTCATCGAGGAACTCGCCGACACCAAGGTGAAGTTCGCCGTCGCCTTCGCCTCCGGCTTCGCCGAGACCGGCGAGGCGGGCGCCGCCGCGCAGGAACGGCTCGCCGCCGCCGTACGCCGCTCGGGCATCCGGCTCCTCGGCCCCAACACCAACCTCAACGCCTTCGAGCGCTTCCGCGACGACCTCGAAGGCCCCGCCGTCGCCCTCATCACCCAGTCCGGCCACCAGGGGCGGCCCGTCTTCACCCTCCAGGAGCTGGGCGTCCGACTCTCCCACTGGGCTCCCACCGGCAACGAAGCCGACCTGGAGACCTCCGACTTCATCTCGTACTTCGCCGGACTGCCCGAGGTCGGGGCCATCGCCTGCTACGTCGAGGGGCTCAAGGACGGCCGCTCCTTCCTCCTGGCCGCCGACCGGGCCGCGCGCGAGGGCGTGCCCGTGGTCGCCGTGAAGGTCGGCCGCACCGAGACCGGGGCCCGCACCGCCGCCTCCCACACCGGCAAGCTCACCGGCGCCGACCAGGTCGTCGACGCTGCCATGCGTCAGTACGGGGTGATCCGGGTCGACGGGCTCGACCAGCTCCAGGACACCGCGACGCTGCTCGCCCGCGCCCGCAGGCCGCAGGCCGACGGCGTCGTCGTCTACTCCATCTCCGGCGGTACGGGAGCCCACTTCGCCGACCTGGCCACGGCGGCGGGACTCGAACTCCCCACGCTCCCCCAGGCCAAGCAGGACGAACTGCACCAGTGGATCCCGGAGTACCTGAGCGTCTCCAACCCCGTCGACAACGGCGGGCACCCGGTGGGCGACTGGCGCGGCCGGAAGATCATCGACGCGATCCTCGCCGACCCCTCCGTCGGCGTCCTCATCTGTCCCATCACCGGCCCCTTCCCGCCGATGAGCGACAAGCTCGCGCAGGACCTGGTGGACGCCGCCGAGGCGACGGACAAGCTGGTGTGCGTGGTCTGGGGATCGCCGGTCGGGACGGAGGACGCGTACCGCACGACACTCCTCGGCTCCTCGCGCGTCGCCACCTTCCGTACCTTCGGCAACTGCATCGGGGCCGTGAAGGCCTACCTCGACCACCACCGCTTCACCACCGGCTACCGCTCCCCCTTCGACGAGGCCCCCCGCACGCCCTCCCCCTCCTTCCGCAAGGCCCAGGCCCTCATGCGGCCCGGCCGGCGGCTCAGCGAGCATGCGGCGAAGCAGCTGCTGCGGGCGTACGGGATTCGGGTGCCGCGCGAGCAGCTCGTCACGAGCGCGGCGGCGGCCGTCCGGGCCGCGGGGCTCGTCGGCTACCCGGTCGTGATGAAGGCGTCGGGCGCGCAGCTCGCCCACAAGACGGAGCTGGGCCTGGTGAAGGTCGGCCTGACCTCGGCCAGTCAGGTGCGGGACGCGTACCGCGAGCTCACCGACATCGCCCGGTACGAGTCGATCGACCTCGACGGCATCCTCGTCTGCCAGATGGTCGGGCGGGGCGTGGAGATGGTGGTGGGCGTGACCCGCGACGATCTCTTCGGCCCGACCGTCACCGTCGGCCTCGGCGGGGTGCTCGTCGAGGTCCTGAACGACACGGCCGTCCGCGTCCCGCCGTTCGGCGAGCAGGAGGCCCGCTCCATGCTCGCGGACCTGCGCGGCCGGGCACTCCTGGAGGGCGTACGGGGCGCACCGCCGGCCGACGTCGACGCGCTCGTCGAGGTCGTGCTGCGGGTGCAGCGGATGGCGCTCGAACTCGACGGCGACCTCGCCGAACTGGACATCAACCCGCTGATGGTGCTGCCGCGCGGGCAGGGGGCGGTGGCCCTGGACGCGCTCGCGGTCTGCCGATAG